One Nocardioides luti DNA window includes the following coding sequences:
- a CDS encoding general stress protein has product MSMSSGTPAASPLKLEFPQSLATYADYASAQKSVDYLSDNKFPVEHLMIVGTDLKRVERITGRLTTGRVALGGALSGVWFGLFIGVLFALFTDSNVLTTVLSTVVVGAAFGLIWALVGYAATRGQRDFSSVTQVVATRYEVLVEHKVAAQARETLAGLPGALPNPFA; this is encoded by the coding sequence ATGAGCATGTCCTCCGGAACACCCGCCGCGTCCCCGCTGAAGCTGGAGTTCCCGCAGTCGCTGGCGACGTACGCCGACTACGCGTCCGCCCAGAAGAGCGTGGACTACCTGTCCGACAACAAGTTCCCCGTCGAGCACCTGATGATCGTCGGCACCGACCTCAAGCGCGTCGAGCGCATCACCGGGCGGCTCACCACCGGCCGGGTCGCCCTCGGCGGCGCGCTCTCCGGGGTCTGGTTCGGGCTGTTCATCGGGGTGCTGTTCGCGCTCTTCACCGACAGCAACGTGCTCACGACGGTGCTGTCGACCGTCGTCGTCGGCGCGGCGTTCGGCCTGATCTGGGCGCTCGTCGGGTACGCCGCCACCCGCGGCCAGCGCGACTTCTCCTCCGTCACGCAGGTCGTGGCGACGCGCTACGAGGTGCTCGTCGAGCACAAGGTCGCCGCCCAGGCCCGCGAGACCCTGGCCGGGCTGCCCGGCGCGCTGCCGAACCCGTTCGCGTAG
- a CDS encoding AMP-binding protein has product MYNLSTLLEDSARQHPDRDAVVLGDTRLSYARVNAAANQVANLLKDRGIQPGDKVALSCPNLPYFTIVYYGILKAGATVVPLNVLLKGREVAYHLGDSEAKAYFCFEGTADLPMATEGYAGFQDADGCEHFFVITADPSADSPVEGTETLGAASGSLSPEFDTVETDEDDTAVILYTSGTTGQPKGAELRHRNMRDNALTGKDLFGADPEKPDTYLCVLPLFHSFGQTVIQNGAFAFGGTVVMLPRFEAKAALGLMAKEEVTFFAGVPTMYWGLLGALDDSVDVKKLAANLRVAAAGGSALPVEVHKDFEKKFGVTILEGYGLSETSPVASFSPYGQDVRVGSIGVPIPGVEMKLLKADSWDEIDETGEDAVGEIAIKGHNIMKGYYNRPDATDESIQDGWFRSGDLGRKDDDGWYYIVDRSKDMIIRGGFNVYPREIEEVLLTHEDVSLAAVIGVPHESHGEEIKAFVILNDGATVTPEELVAWGKEQMANYKYPRTVEIVPSLPMTATGKILKRELS; this is encoded by the coding sequence GTGTACAACCTGTCGACCCTGCTCGAGGACAGCGCACGTCAGCACCCCGACCGTGACGCGGTCGTCCTCGGTGACACCCGGCTCAGCTACGCGCGCGTCAACGCCGCGGCCAACCAGGTGGCGAACCTGCTGAAGGACCGCGGGATCCAGCCGGGCGACAAGGTGGCGCTGAGCTGCCCGAACCTGCCCTACTTCACGATCGTCTACTACGGCATCCTCAAGGCCGGTGCGACCGTCGTCCCGCTCAACGTGCTGCTCAAGGGCCGCGAGGTGGCCTACCACCTCGGCGACTCCGAGGCGAAGGCCTACTTCTGCTTCGAGGGGACCGCGGACCTCCCGATGGCCACCGAGGGGTACGCCGGATTCCAGGACGCCGACGGCTGCGAGCACTTCTTCGTCATCACCGCCGACCCGTCCGCGGACTCGCCCGTCGAGGGCACCGAGACGCTGGGCGCCGCGTCCGGGTCGCTGTCCCCGGAGTTCGACACCGTCGAGACCGACGAGGACGACACCGCGGTCATCCTCTACACCTCCGGCACCACCGGCCAGCCCAAGGGCGCGGAGCTGCGGCACCGCAACATGCGCGACAACGCGCTGACCGGCAAGGACCTCTTCGGGGCCGACCCGGAGAAGCCCGACACCTACCTGTGCGTGCTGCCGCTCTTCCACTCGTTCGGCCAGACCGTCATCCAGAACGGTGCCTTCGCCTTCGGCGGCACCGTCGTGATGCTGCCCCGCTTCGAGGCCAAGGCGGCCCTCGGGCTGATGGCCAAGGAGGAGGTCACCTTCTTCGCCGGCGTCCCGACGATGTACTGGGGCCTGCTCGGCGCCCTCGACGACTCCGTGGACGTCAAGAAGCTCGCCGCGAACCTCCGGGTCGCCGCGGCCGGCGGCTCCGCGCTCCCGGTCGAGGTGCACAAGGACTTCGAGAAGAAGTTCGGCGTGACCATCCTCGAGGGCTACGGGCTGTCCGAGACCTCCCCGGTGGCCAGCTTCTCGCCGTACGGCCAGGACGTCCGCGTCGGCTCGATCGGCGTGCCGATCCCCGGGGTCGAGATGAAGCTGCTCAAGGCCGACAGCTGGGACGAGATCGACGAGACCGGCGAGGACGCCGTCGGCGAGATCGCGATCAAGGGCCACAACATCATGAAGGGCTACTACAACCGCCCCGACGCCACCGACGAGTCGATCCAGGACGGGTGGTTCCGCTCCGGCGACCTCGGCCGCAAGGACGACGACGGCTGGTACTACATCGTCGACCGCTCCAAGGACATGATCATCCGCGGCGGCTTCAACGTGTACCCCCGCGAGATCGAGGAGGTGCTCCTCACCCACGAGGACGTCTCGCTCGCCGCGGTCATCGGCGTGCCCCACGAGAGCCACGGCGAGGAGATCAAGGCGTTCGTCATCCTGAACGACGGCGCCACGGTCACCCCCGAGGAGCTGGTCGCCTGGGGCAAGGAGCAGATGGCCAACTACAAGTACCCCCGCACCGTCGAGATCGTCCCGTCGCTGCCCATGACCGCGACCGGGAAGATCCTGAAGCGCGAGCTCAGCTGA
- the purS gene encoding phosphoribosylformylglycinamidine synthase subunit PurS — MPRVVVDVMPKPEILDPQGKAVQGALPRLGFTGVTDVRQGKRFELEIAGEVTEAVLADVHRMAETLLSNPVIENFTVHVEQDA, encoded by the coding sequence GTGCCCCGAGTCGTCGTCGACGTCATGCCCAAGCCCGAGATCCTCGACCCGCAGGGCAAGGCGGTGCAGGGGGCGCTCCCTCGCCTCGGCTTCACCGGGGTCACCGACGTGCGCCAGGGCAAGCGCTTCGAGCTCGAGATCGCCGGCGAGGTGACCGAGGCCGTGCTGGCCGACGTGCACCGGATGGCCGAGACGCTGCTCTCCAACCCCGTCATCGAGAACTTCACCGTCCACGTGGAGCAGGACGCATGA